ATTACCCTTGGCCCTACAGGGAAGAAAATGGAATATATTGAAAAGAGTAAAAAAGTTTCATTTACCGTTTATTGGGTGCCGCAGGATTATCCGGCAAGCAGGTCATGGAAGTCTGTAATAGTTGAAGGTGAGCTTACAAGAATAACTGACCCTGATGAGTTGAGATCTGCCGTTAAGACTGCAGAAAAATTTATGGGGATGCCGGAAGGAAGTCTTGATAAAATTCTTGAAATGACACTTAAGAATCCGGGAAATTCGAATTTTTGGAAAATCCCACTTCAGAAAGTAGGCGGTAAAGGTGTTAAGGATTTTCAAGAAGAATTTGAAGAATGAAAATTTTCTTATTTTTTCATAATTTCATCGATGTATGGTTTTGCGCACTCAGGACACAATCCGTGAGAAATATATCCACTTGACATAAGATTTTCTATATTTGATGGCGATACCCAAGTGCCGTCTTTCAACCTAATTTTAGTGCAGATAGAGCAAGAGGTTAAGAAATCTGAATTGCCAAATGTGGAATCAACAAGCTTTCTTAAGTTTGATACTTCTGTTTCAATGTTATGAAGTTTCTTTAAAATCTT
This window of the Candidatus Schekmanbacteria bacterium genome carries:
- a CDS encoding pyridoxamine 5'-phosphate oxidase family protein — protein: MKTKSNVEALSEEEIDSFLKEQRVGILSLTNGESAYGIPLAYFYDKKTIYITLGPTGKKMEYIEKSKKVSFTVYWVPQDYPASRSWKSVIVEGELTRITDPDELRSAVKTAEKFMGMPEGSLDKILEMTLKNPGNSNFWKIPLQKVGGKGVKDFQEEFEE